The following are encoded together in the Candidatus Methylomirabilis oxygeniifera genome:
- a CDS encoding putative Peptidase M16 domain protein, involved in ppq synthesis (ppqG) (Evidence 3 : Function proposed based on presence of conserved amino acid motif, structural feature or limited homology; Product type pe : putative enzyme), translated as MTSARRGYRWGLSFSLLLLLLLPVVVAAAPLAERQVLENGLTLLVRSSRALPIVTIKVTMQAGSLWEPEMRPGLANLTALLLTRGTTTRTAAQIDESTDFIGASLSSSAGRDFSEVNLTLLKKDLPQGLALLADVLLQPAFEKAEIARKVQELKAALRKRQEDPGEVAEELFDELVFGNHPYGRPLEGNDASLSAIARDEIVGFYREHYTPERTFITVVGDVDRGEITGQFRALLGSWPKGKGGLKRATEPKPLQEKIVVKKVDRGVTQANIVLGHQGIRRDHPDFYALTVMNYILGGGGFSSRLVERIRERNGWAYDVSSQFSPGLEPGSFQVVLQTKNETAGQAVQEVVRELRRIREQGVTDQELADAKAHLTGSFPLRLDTNAKLAGLISAVEYYKLGLDYADRYRMLIEGVSKEDILRVARAHLRPEGYVLVVVADQAKAAISE; from the coding sequence ATGACCAGCGCGAGACGCGGATACCGGTGGGGTTTGTCGTTCAGCCTCCTGCTGCTCCTGTTGCTGCCGGTCGTCGTGGCTGCGGCCCCGCTGGCCGAACGGCAGGTACTGGAGAACGGGCTCACGCTGCTGGTCAGGAGCAGTCGGGCGCTCCCGATTGTAACCATCAAAGTGACGATGCAGGCAGGCTCCCTCTGGGAGCCGGAGATGCGCCCAGGGCTGGCTAATCTGACCGCTCTCCTGCTGACGAGGGGCACGACGACCCGGACAGCCGCCCAGATCGATGAGTCGACAGACTTTATCGGCGCCTCCCTCTCATCATCCGCGGGTCGGGATTTCAGCGAAGTAAATCTGACATTGTTGAAGAAGGATCTACCGCAGGGACTGGCGTTACTGGCGGACGTCCTGCTGCAGCCGGCCTTTGAGAAGGCGGAGATCGCCAGAAAGGTACAGGAGCTCAAGGCGGCGTTACGGAAGCGGCAGGAGGATCCGGGTGAGGTAGCGGAGGAACTGTTCGACGAACTGGTCTTTGGAAATCATCCATATGGACGCCCACTGGAGGGAAACGACGCATCTCTCTCTGCGATCGCCAGGGATGAGATTGTAGGGTTCTATCGCGAACACTACACCCCGGAACGAACCTTCATCACCGTCGTGGGCGATGTTGATCGAGGCGAGATCACAGGCCAGTTCCGAGCGCTGCTTGGCTCATGGCCGAAAGGCAAGGGAGGACTCAAGCGGGCGACGGAGCCAAAACCGCTTCAGGAGAAGATTGTTGTCAAAAAGGTGGATCGGGGTGTCACGCAGGCGAATATCGTCCTCGGTCATCAGGGAATCCGGCGCGATCACCCGGATTTCTATGCCTTGACGGTGATGAATTATATCCTTGGCGGAGGCGGATTTTCGTCTCGCCTGGTGGAGCGAATACGCGAGAGGAACGGCTGGGCCTATGATGTCAGCTCCCAATTTTCCCCAGGTCTGGAGCCGGGATCGTTTCAGGTGGTGCTGCAAACGAAGAATGAGACTGCCGGTCAGGCAGTACAGGAGGTCGTGCGGGAGCTTCGACGAATCCGGGAGCAAGGGGTGACCGACCAGGAACTGGCCGATGCAAAGGCCCACCTCACCGGAAGCTTTCCTCTTCGACTTGATACGAACGCAAAGCTGGCCGGGTTGATTTCAGCGGTAGAGTACTATAAACTGGGGTTGGATTATGCAGACCGCTACCGGATGCTGATCGAAGGCGTCAGCAAAGAGGATATCCTGCGAGTCGCGCGCGCCCATCTTAGGCCGGAGGGTTACGTGCTGGTTGTCGTAGCCGACCAGGCGAAGGCAGCGATCTCCGAGTAA